The genomic stretch GACGGCAATCGACCTGCTGACCACCAACGAAACCTATTTCTTTCGGGAGCCGAAGCACTTCGAGTTGCTGCGCAGCGTCGCGATGGAAGCGGCGGCCCAGTCCCGCCCGCTGCACGTCTGGAGCGCTGCCAGTTCCAGCGGGGAAGAGGCGTACAGCATGGCGATGGTGCTGGCCGACACGATGCCCAACCTGCCGTGGGAGGTGTTCGGTTCCGACATCAGCCAGCGCGTGTTGCAGCGCGCACGCACCGGACACTACCCGATGGAGCGGGCGCGCCAGGTGCCGGAGCCTTACCTGAAGCGGTTCTGCCTCAAGGGCTTCGGAGAACAAGACGGCACCCTGCTGGTGCAGCGCGGGCTGCGTAGCAAGGTGAAGTTCGGCCAGGTGAACCTGAACACCGCGCTGCCGCAGATCGGCATGTTCGATGTGATCTTCCTGCGCAACGTAATGATCTACTTCAACGGCGAGACCAAGCGGCAGGTGGTGGCACGCGTGGCGTCGGTGTTGAAGCCCGGCGGCTATTTGTGCATCGGTCACTCGGAGAGCTTGAACGACCTGCAAACCGGGCTGCAAGCCGTCGTGCCCTCGATCTACCGCAAGCCCGGCCATGCCTAATTCGCGACCTGCTTTGAAAGACGTCACGGTACAGCCCGGTGAGGTCTTCATCGCAACGGCCCCGCAGCGCGCCCGGACGCTGCTCGGCTCGTGTGTCGCCGTCACCCTGTGGCATCCGCTCCGGCGCATCGGCGCGATGTCGCACTTTTTGCTGCCCCGGCGTGCCACACCCCGGGGCGCCGAGCTGGACGGCCGCTACGGCGACGAGGCGCTGGATTGGATGGTCCGCGAGCTGTCACGCCGCGGCGTCGTGCCGCGGGAGTGCGAGGCGAAGCTGTTCGGCGGCGGCAGCATGTTCCCCCGGCATGCAGGGCCGATGTCGGCGGACATCGGGCGCAACAACGGCGAGGCGGCGCGATTGCTGCTCGCCGAGCGCGGCATCGCGATCGTCTCCGAGGACTTGTTCGGCGTGGGCCACCGGCAGATCGTGTTCGATCTTTCCGACGGCTCCGTCTGGAGCCGCCGTGCTCCGGTCTCGAAAGGCGCGCGATGAGCCAGCGTATCAAGGTCATGGTGGTGGACGACTCGGCCGTCGTGCGGCAGGTGCTCACGCAGGTGCTCGGCTCGGCGCCGGACATTGAAGTCACCCATGCCGTGGCCGATCCGCTGCTGGCGATGCAGCGCATGAAGCTGCAGCGGCCGGACGTGATCGTGCTCGACGTGGAGATGCCCCGCATGGACGGCATCACCTTCCTGCGTTTGCTGATGCAGGAGCAGCCGCTCCCGGTGGTGATTTGCTCCACGCTCACCGAGGCCGGCGCGCGCACCACCGTCGAAGCGATGGCGGCCGGCGCCTTCGCCACCGTGGCCAAGCCCAAGCTGGGCCTGAAGCAGTTTCTGCAGGACGCGTCGCAAGATCTCGTGGCGACGGTGCGCGCCGCCGCGCGGGCCAACGTGTCACGCCTGGTGCGTCGGCCGCAGGCGCCGGTGGTGGTGGTCGAGAAGCACAACGCCGACGTGATCCTGCCGGCCAGCCATCAGCGCGCGATGACCGAGACCACCGAGCGTGTGGTCGCCATCGGCACCTCCACCGGCGGCACCCAGGCGCTGGAGGAAGTGCTGACGGCACTGCCTGCCACCGCGCCCGGGATCGTCGTGGTGCAGCACATGCCCGAGAAATTCACGGCCGCCTTCGCGCAGCGCCTGGACAGCCTCAGCCGGGTGGAGGTGAAAGAGGCGGAGACCGGCGACCGGGTGTTGCCGGGCCGCGCGCTGATCGCCCCCGGCGGCCGGCACATGGTGCTCAGGCGCAGCGGTGCCCAGTACAGGGTGGAGGTGCTCGACGGCCCCCTGGTCAACCGGCATCGCCCCTCGGTCGACGTGCTGTTCCGTTCGGTCGCCCGCTGCGCCGGGGCCAATGCCCTGGGGGTCATCATGACCGGCATGGGCGACGACGGCGCGGCGGGTCTGCTCGAGATGCGACAGGCGGGCGCGCGCACCCTGGCGCAGGACGAAGCCAGCTGTGTGGTGTTCGGGATGCCCAAGGAGGCCATCCGCCGCGGTGCAGTCGAGAGAACCGTGCCGCTGGGCGCGGTGGCGCAGGAGTTGATGCGGTAGGGGACGCTAAGCGCCGACGGCCGCCAGCCGCCACAGCGACGTGACTTCTTTTGACCGCGCCGCATGCAGCGGGTCGGACGTGTCGGTCGCGCGGGGGTGGCGCGGCCGTATATCCAGCCTGGCGACGACCCGCAAGCCGGCTCGCTCGAAGGCGGCCAGCAACTCCTCGCGCGAGCGCAGGCCGAGGTGCTCGGCGAGATCGGACAGCACCAGCCAGGCTTCGCCGCCGGGCGCGAGATGCGCCGCTGCGCCGTCGAGGAAACCGCGCAGCATGCGGCCATCCGGATCGTAGACCGCATGCTCCAGCGGCGAACTCGGCCGCGCCGGCACCCACGGCGGGTTGCACACCAGCAGGTGGGCGCGTCCGTCGGGGAACAGATCGGCCTGCACCAGTTCGACGCGGGCGGCGAGGCCCAGCCGTTCGAGGTTGTCGCGGGCGCAGGCGAGGGCGCGCGGGTCCTGGTCGGTCGCGACCACGCGCGCGACACCACGGCGCGCCAGCACCGCGGCCAGCACACCGGTGCCGGTGCCGATGTCGAAGGCCAGGTCGCCGGCCGGCAAGGGCGCGCGGGCCACCAGGTCGACGTACTCGCCGCGCACCGGCGAGAACACGCCGTAGTGCGGATGGATACGGCCGCGCAAGGCGGGAATCTCGACGCCCTTCTTGCGCCACTCGTGCGCCCCGATCAAGCCCAGCAGTTCCCGCAGCGACGCGACATAGGCTTCTTGCGCCGGGCCGTAGGCTTCCAGGCAGGCCTGCTGGACGTCCGGCGCCCGGCGCAAGGGGATGCTGTGGTCAGCGTCGAAGGGGATCAGCAACATGCCGAGCGTGCGGGCGCGTTGCGCCTGTGCCTGGCGATGCAGGTGGAAGGCCTCGGTCGGCGTCGCGGCCGCCTTGCGGGGTTTGCGGTCGGCGCGGCGCGCCAGCGCCTGCAGCAGCTGGCGGGCGTTCTGGAAGTCGCCCCGCCACAGCAGGGCCGTGCCTTCGCAGGCGTGGCGGTAGGCCGCGTCGGCGGTCATGCGGTCGTCGGCCAACACCACCCGCTTGGGCGGGGGCACCCCGGCTTCCGAGCGCCAGCGTGCCGACCCGGTTTGCTCGCCGTCGGTCCAGTGCAGCAACGCAGGCTCGCTCATCAAGACGACTTTCCGGTCAGCCCGCGCAAGGCCTGCAGGCTCGCCTCGCGTGCCTGTTCGACCAGGCTCGCCCGCCAGTCGTCGGTGTCGACGAAGAAGGCGTCGTGCAGCTGGCGTTTGATTGTGGCCGCCTGCGCAGGCGGTGTTTCGGGGTGGTTGTCGAGCCAGTGCTCGGCCCGCACTGCGTTGAGCATGTCTTGCAACGGCACCGTGCCGTACTCGAGCGCGATGCCGGTATAGCGCGCTTGCGGGCATTCCTCGAACGCCGAGATCCACAGGGCCCCGGTCAGCATCGCCGAGGTCGACGTGCCTTCATAGGTGGACGTCACCGCAGGCCCCCACCAGGCGCGGGTGCGGGCGAGGGCCTCGGTGTCCTCGTGCGACGCGAAGATACGCTCGCCGTAGCCCACCGGCCCGAGGCCGGTGTGCAGGTCGACCCAGGCCAGGTCTTGCGTGTGGCGGTTGTGCTCGCGCAGCACGTGCCGCAGGGTCTGGTTGCTCCAGCTCGGGTTGTGGCCACCGAAGAACATGCCGTCTTCGTGCGTGTACTGCCCGCGCGAGACGGCCGACTGAAAGGCCGCCATGCCGTGCTCGGCCGCATAGGCCGCGAGTCGTTGCTCGACCTCGGGTGAGGGCGGCCACTCGCGCGGCACCAGGAATGCGTGCAGGCTGTCGTAGTCGTCGTTGCGCGGCAGCGGTGCCGAGAAGTCGATGAAGTTGCGGTTGAGGTCGATGTTCTCGTGCGTGACCCGGCGTGCCCATGAAAAGCCATAAGGGTTGAGCGCGTGCAGATACAGCACCGCCACGCCGCTCTCGCGCACCGCCGCATGCCACTCGGCATCGCGTAGCATCGCGACCTGGATACCGGAGCCGGCATAACCTTCGACGCCGTGGCAGCCGCTGCTCAGGATGAACACCTGGCGCGCGTCGGGCGGGCCTTCGCGGCAGACGTCGAGCGCCAACACCTCGCCGTCGCGGCCCAGCATCGGGTGCACGTGCTGCTCGACATCGAGCCGATGGTCTTCACACGCGCGCCAGAACTTCTGGCGCGCTTGCGCATAGCTCTGGGAAAAAGGGGAGTCGTCGCCGGCTGCCATGGCGTCGCCTGGCGCCGTCATCGGGGGGTGTTGAGCCATGCCTCGGCCAGGCGCACCCACAACGTCGCGCCGAGCGGGATCAAATCGTCGTTGAAGTCGTAGCTCGGGTTGTGCAGCATGCACGGCCCCATGCCGTGGCCGCCCTCGCGGTGGGCGCCATCGCCGTTGCCGATCACAAAATAGGCGCCCGGTTTCTCCTGCAGGAAGTAGCTGAAGTCCTCGGCGCCCATGGTCGGTTCGAACTCGAGCACGTTGTCGGCGCCCACCACGTCGGCCATCACACGGCGCACGAACGCGCTCTCTTGGGCATGGTTGATGGTGGGCGGGT from Caldimonas brevitalea encodes the following:
- a CDS encoding protein-glutamate methylesterase/protein-glutamine glutaminase — encoded protein: MSQRIKVMVVDDSAVVRQVLTQVLGSAPDIEVTHAVADPLLAMQRMKLQRPDVIVLDVEMPRMDGITFLRLLMQEQPLPVVICSTLTEAGARTTVEAMAAGAFATVAKPKLGLKQFLQDASQDLVATVRAAARANVSRLVRRPQAPVVVVEKHNADVILPASHQRAMTETTERVVAIGTSTGGTQALEEVLTALPATAPGIVVVQHMPEKFTAAFAQRLDSLSRVEVKEAETGDRVLPGRALIAPGGRHMVLRRSGAQYRVEVLDGPLVNRHRPSVDVLFRSVARCAGANALGVIMTGMGDDGAAGLLEMRQAGARTLAQDEASCVVFGMPKEAIRRGAVERTVPLGAVAQELMR
- a CDS encoding M14 family metallopeptidase, yielding MAAGDDSPFSQSYAQARQKFWRACEDHRLDVEQHVHPMLGRDGEVLALDVCREGPPDARQVFILSSGCHGVEGYAGSGIQVAMLRDAEWHAAVRESGVAVLYLHALNPYGFSWARRVTHENIDLNRNFIDFSAPLPRNDDYDSLHAFLVPREWPPSPEVEQRLAAYAAEHGMAAFQSAVSRGQYTHEDGMFFGGHNPSWSNQTLRHVLREHNRHTQDLAWVDLHTGLGPVGYGERIFASHEDTEALARTRAWWGPAVTSTYEGTSTSAMLTGALWISAFEECPQARYTGIALEYGTVPLQDMLNAVRAEHWLDNHPETPPAQAATIKRQLHDAFFVDTDDWRASLVEQAREASLQALRGLTGKSS
- a CDS encoding chemotaxis protein CheD — its product is MPNSRPALKDVTVQPGEVFIATAPQRARTLLGSCVAVTLWHPLRRIGAMSHFLLPRRATPRGAELDGRYGDEALDWMVRELSRRGVVPRECEAKLFGGGSMFPRHAGPMSADIGRNNGEAARLLLAERGIAIVSEDLFGVGHRQIVFDLSDGSVWSRRAPVSKGAR
- a CDS encoding methyltransferase, translated to MSEPALLHWTDGEQTGSARWRSEAGVPPPKRVVLADDRMTADAAYRHACEGTALLWRGDFQNARQLLQALARRADRKPRKAAATPTEAFHLHRQAQAQRARTLGMLLIPFDADHSIPLRRAPDVQQACLEAYGPAQEAYVASLRELLGLIGAHEWRKKGVEIPALRGRIHPHYGVFSPVRGEYVDLVARAPLPAGDLAFDIGTGTGVLAAVLARRGVARVVATDQDPRALACARDNLERLGLAARVELVQADLFPDGRAHLLVCNPPWVPARPSSPLEHAVYDPDGRMLRGFLDGAAAHLAPGGEAWLVLSDLAEHLGLRSREELLAAFERAGLRVVARLDIRPRHPRATDTSDPLHAARSKEVTSLWRLAAVGA
- a CDS encoding CheR family methyltransferase, whose protein sequence is MYPTLTDKEFGCFQRFIFESAGIHMSSAKKTLVAGRLAKRVKARSLDSFAAYFSFLTSGDAGDEVQTAIDLLTTNETYFFREPKHFELLRSVAMEAAAQSRPLHVWSAASSSGEEAYSMAMVLADTMPNLPWEVFGSDISQRVLQRARTGHYPMERARQVPEPYLKRFCLKGFGEQDGTLLVQRGLRSKVKFGQVNLNTALPQIGMFDVIFLRNVMIYFNGETKRQVVARVASVLKPGGYLCIGHSESLNDLQTGLQAVVPSIYRKPGHA